The sequence below is a genomic window from Gossypium hirsutum isolate 1008001.06 chromosome A11, Gossypium_hirsutum_v2.1, whole genome shotgun sequence.
aaaaaaaaaaaattttgtctAACAATCATGTCTTGATTAgttgtttcatttttattattttatttcttttatatgcaaATAACCTCTAGTAATAAAAGGCTAAACCAGCTTGTGGAATACCTGAGACTAGAGTTTAGTGTATTTCTAAACTCTTAATGGAGTCCTTACACATTGCAGATCACATCATTTCTAGTCTTAGAGGAAGCTCCGCCGATATTACTTATAGCTATTGGGTTAGACAATGGTTGCATTTACTGCATCAAGGGAGACATTGCACGTGAGAGAATAACCCGATTCAAGCTCCAGGTCGATAGCTCATCTGGTGAAGGGAATTCATCAGTTACTGGACTAGGTTTTAGACTGGATGGTCAAGCCCTTCTATTATTTGCTGTAACTCCAAATTCTGTGAGTTTGTTCAGCATGCAGAACCAACCTCCTAGGCGGCAATTATTAGATCAGATCGGATGCAATGTCAATAGTGTCGCAATGAGTGACCGCTCGGTATGCATTTTTGTGCCCTTTACTTTTCTTTAACGTGCCTTAATAaccatatatatttatctaagaAGATAAGTGTTTCTCTGTTGTTTTGTCATTAGGAGTTGATAATTGGTCGACCTGAGGCCGTGTATTTTTATGAAGTAGATGGGCGTGGTCCCTGTTGGGCTTTTGAAGGAGAGAAGAAGTTCTTAGGGTGGTATCGTGGATATTTATTATGTGTTATTGCTGATcaaagaaatggaaagaataCCTTCAATATTTATGACCTGAAGAACCGGTTAATAGCACACAGTCTAGTTGTTAAAGAAGTTTCTCACATGCTTTGTGAATGGGGCAACATAATACTTATAATGACTGACAAATCCGCTTTATGTATTGGTGAGAAGGATATGGAAAGCAAGTTAGATATGCTCTTTAAGAAGAACCTTTACACTGTAGCTATCAACCTGGTTCAAACACAGCAAGCTGATGCTTCTGCAACTGCTGAAGTACTTAGGAAGTACGGTGATCATCTTTATAGCAAGCAAGACTATGATGAGGCTATGGCACAGTACATCAACACCATTGGTCACCTTGAACCTTCTTATGTAATACAAAAGTTTCTGGATGCACAAAGAATCTACAACCTTACAAATTACTTGGAAAATTTACATGAGAAGGGGCTTGCCTCTAAAGATCACACCACCCTTCTGTTAAACTGCTATACTAAATTGAAagatgttgaaaagttgaatgtgTTCATTAAGAGTGAGGATGGTGTTGGGGAACATAAATTCGATGTGGAGACTGCTATAAGGGTTTGCCGAGCAGCAAATTACCATGAACATGCCATGTATGTTGCTAAGAAGGCTGGTCGCCATGAATGGTACTTAAAGATTTTGCTTGAAGACCTTGGCAGATATGATGAAGCTTTGCAATATATCTCTAGCCTTGAACCAAGTCAAGCTGGGGTGACAGTGAAGGAATATGGGAAGATTCTCGTAGAACACAAACCGGCAGAGACAATTAATATACTTATGAGGCTGTGCACTGAGGATATAGAGTTGGCTAAACGTGTAACTTCAAATGGTGGTTACTTATCTATGTTACCATCTCCTGTTGATTTCCTCAACATTTTCATCCATCATCCACAATCTCTTATGGATTTCCTTGAAAAATATGCTGACAAGGTAAAAGATTCTCCTGCTCAAGTAGAGATTCATAACACACTCTTGGAGTTGTACCTGTCCATTGATTTGAACTTCCCATCAATCTCCCAAGTTAACAATGGAACGGATTTTAATATTAAAGCAAGAACAGTGTCCAACAGGAAGTTAGCAGTTGATGGTAAGAATTCATCCATAGAAAAGGACACGCTGGAAAGACGTGAAAAGGGGCTACGTTTGCTTAAGAGTGCATGGCCAGCTGATCTGGAACATCCACTTTATGATGTTGATCTTGCTATCATCCTATGCGAGATGAATGCATTTAAAGAAGGCTTATTGTATCTCTATGAGAAAATGAAACTTTTTAAAGAAGTGATTGCTTGCTACATGCAAGTCCATGACCATGAGGGATTGATTGCATGTTGCGAAAGGCTAGGGGATTCTGGTAAAGGAGGGGACCCTACTCTATGGGCAGATCTTCTGAAGTATTTTGGTGAACTTGGGGAAGATTGCTCTAAAGAAGTGAAAGAAGTATTGAAATATATTGAGAGAGATGACATCTTGCCTCCCATTATTGTTCTTCAGACACTTTCCAGGAACCCATGTCTCACATTATCTGTTATTAAGGATTACATTGCCCGAAAACTTGAACAAGAGTCAAAGCTGATTGAAGAGGACAGACGAGCTATAGAGAAGTATCAGGTCGGTACTAAGTTAttctaatgattttttttatatattgcaATTGTGTTACTGGTCTTTTGGTCACCTAACCAGGTTGCAATGGCTGTGCATATAGTTTCCCAATTATGTAACTGGAGAGTTTCACCAAAAAACATTCCATAATATAACCAGCGCCAGAGTGTAGAAAAAATGTTATAGTATTGTTAAGAGATTAAAATGACAATTTCTGAGCATGTGAGACAAGaagattaattaattataattcaaaGCTGCAATAATGCAAAAGGTAACGTTTACTGCCCTTTTTGATAAAATCCATTTGTTTTCTCAATTGTTTCAGCTTTGATGAAATATGGATTTTTTCCCCATAAAATTTGCCATGATAGTCATACAAAATCATGTtttttgagcatttttttttaattcagtgAGTCTTTGGACTGCACAGGAAGACACAATGGCAATGAGAAAAGAAATTCAGGACCTTAGGACAAATGCCAGGATATTTCAGCTGAGCAAGTGCACTGCTTGCACTTTTACCCTTGACCTACCTGCTGTGCATTTCATGTGTATGCACTCATTTCATCAGCGTTGCCTTGGTGATAATGAAAAGGAATGCCCTGAGTGTGCTCCAGAGTACAGATCTGTAATGGAAATGAAAAGAAGCTTGGAACAGAATTCAAAAGATCAAGATCAATTCTTCCAACAAGTCAAGAGCTCAAAGGATGGATTTTCCGTGATTGCTGAATATTTTGGAAAGGGGGTCATTAGTAAAACGAGTAATGGTTCCACAGGAACTGCTAGATCAGACAGCGTCTCTTCCAGCAGTGGCTTCTGATTTTCTTGATTGTTGTAATTTGTAAGTGTTCTTCCTTAAGCATGTCTCTTCTTTTCCATTGAATTGCAAGGTCAATATTGTGCAGAATCACAAAGACTAGAGGTAAATTAATCTATGTGGGATCATGGCTTTGTTTGGGGCACTAGCCCATGTGACTGGTTGctccttttccaaattggactggTTCAGATGATGAGACTGCATTGTTGGTCCTGTAGAAAGTAAATTATAAGAAGGATACAACCTTCGTGATATTTCAAAATGGAATACTCATTTGTTGTTTCCACTCAGAAGGTACAACATCACATCTATACGCATTTCACGATTGTAGCAGACTGGTGAGTTATTGCAGCATCTATtccttgtttgtttgtttgtttgtttttttttttttttttttttaactctgAGGTTGCATGCTAGAAGTTTTCTTGATTACCTGGCAACAAAAGTTTAGGCATTGAACAGTTTCACTAAGGCAGGATCTAGCTTTTAGAGGTGAAGGAGTTATTGCCGCATTGTAGTTATGATCATAAAAGTTGCAAGTTGTAACCTACCTATTTGATTTATGCAAGTCTAATGTATTGTTATTGGGTTATTTCGTACTCGAGGAAACCTAATGTATGTGAGCTTTAAATGCTGTATTTACAGTTAAATTGCCATTTGAATTTGTTTTCTGAATGAGCTTTGCTGTTCGTTCAGTGGTATGCTTAAGCCATGGATCCGGCTTGGATGTGGATTATTACATAAATTGAAGGTCATTACGTGTTTTGTGTTAAGTTCCTATTAGATGATATGCTACTGTGAATAGTGGTAAAGGCCAGTACAAAAGTTCTTTGCCAGCTAATTGCTGGGGAATCAATAACTAAACGACGTAAGAACATCGTCAACTTGGGCTCTTAAATCAAGCTTTTTTTTGCTACCAAAATATATGAGGTGGTGGTGCTTTTCTTGAATAAACCAAGTCTCACTTTGGGCAAATACTTGTCATAggattgggtttttttttttttttggggggggggggggaccTACAGAAAGGCAAGGTTCCGAAGCCAACAAAACCATCTACTTTGTTTCTGTGTCATTCGTCCTTTTGATTTTTCAGAATCTTGTGTTGCGCAACACTGTCCAGTCCAAAAGCGCTTGTATTTTTGTTTTGCGTCTTGTGAGGGTTGGCTCTTTATACATTGCTTTCGCTTGTTTGTTTATCAATTGTTAAAAGTTATAGCTCTAACTAAACGTTAAAATTGTATTGAAGGTGGGATTAGAATCTGAACCACCAAGTTTCTTAGTGCATCAACTTTGTTATTTAATCAATATCTGGGATCTTATTTTTCAACAGCCAATAGGGCGTCTTTCTTGGATTGAACTGTTGTCTGGGAACATGACCCgtggaagaaaggaaaaaaacagATGTTGATAACAACCGggaattataagaaaataatgaAGTTTGTCGTTAAGAGGGTAAGCCGATAACATATCAAATCATGCGGGTTTTGATTGTGGAAGCATGAATGGTTAGAAGGTTAGGCtagttttaatcaatcaataATGGCAATTTGTGGGACCATCATCAATACAATTTACCAAAAAGATCATAAAGAGAGCCTGAAGTAAAAGAAAAGATTCGAGGCATAAAATCCCATTACTTGCACCATAGCAGGTTTTCTGTTGTTTAGGACAATCATAATCCTACAATAAAGCTCGACTTATTTATATTCACTTCGTAGAATATCAGATTCATCCTTTCTTTAAACTGaagatttctttttttattttttgataatcCTTTAAAACTGATTGTTTTCTTCATCTTAAATCAAGGAGAATCTACGGGTTCATCAGCCAAGATTTTTACTCCACAAACGGAACACAAAAGGGTATACTCAAGTCAGCGGCTATACCTTACCGACCCATCAACTTTCCATGTCCAACCATACAAATAAATATACCTCCCCAACTACCATATATTTTTCCTACATTATGCATTACTGCTGTCATTAAcaaacacaaatatatatttacacaCGTGCAACACTTTCAGAAAAGGGAAATGCCCGAGACTGaatttcttcaagaaaaacaaacCGAATTATCACCATTTCCTTGATATAAACATAAATGGCACTCTGTTTCAAAGAACAAGATGCATGATACAACTATAATAATTAAcatataccatatatgtatatcaAAAGAAAGGCTCGTATACGTAAAAGAGTTCTTGAAGGAAGAACTATCAACAACACCTTTAACAGATTTTAGGACAAAAAGTTCAGTTTTTCCCCTACTTTTTGCTCCCTCAACGAGAAGAAAAAACAACATATACGTAGATAAAAAAGCATATTTTGCATCAAGGTTCCAGCTTCAAGGAAACAACACGTGACTGTCTGTTGCGCTTTGCTACCTTAACAAAGAATATTGAAAGGCACGAAGGAGCCCACCATGGCCTGCGAACTTTTTGCTCTCCTTTCAGGCAAGCCACTGAAGGATACATTTTCAATATATCAATCACAAAGAAGCATATCTACTACTAAGAATGACTTACTCTTGTTTCACCAGACAACAAAGAGAGAATAAATCCATGCTGTTGTGCATGAAagatattgttttctagaatagCATCCAAATACCATTAAACCGTTATAAATATACTGCAAACAATAGAGGATAGCCTACCTATCATGCAAAAAAGCATCGACAAATCTCAACCAATCAATATTCCTATTTACCAATTCATGCATAGAAGG
It includes:
- the LOC107923903 gene encoding vacuolar protein-sorting-associated protein 11 homolog, with product MYQWRKFEFFEEKLGGGKCKIPEEISGKIECASSGRGKLVIGCDDGTVSLLDRGLNFNFGFQAHSSSAFFLQMLKQRNFLVSIGEDEQISPQQSGMCLKVFDLDKMQPEGSSTTSPDCIGILRIFTNQFPQAKITSFLVLEEAPPILLIAIGLDNGCIYCIKGDIARERITRFKLQVDSSSGEGNSSVTGLGFRLDGQALLLFAVTPNSVSLFSMQNQPPRRQLLDQIGCNVNSVAMSDRSELIIGRPEAVYFYEVDGRGPCWAFEGEKKFLGWYRGYLLCVIADQRNGKNTFNIYDLKNRLIAHSLVVKEVSHMLCEWGNIILIMTDKSALCIGEKDMESKLDMLFKKNLYTVAINLVQTQQADASATAEVLRKYGDHLYSKQDYDEAMAQYINTIGHLEPSYVIQKFLDAQRIYNLTNYLENLHEKGLASKDHTTLLLNCYTKLKDVEKLNVFIKSEDGVGEHKFDVETAIRVCRAANYHEHAMYVAKKAGRHEWYLKILLEDLGRYDEALQYISSLEPSQAGVTVKEYGKILVEHKPAETINILMRLCTEDIELAKRVTSNGGYLSMLPSPVDFLNIFIHHPQSLMDFLEKYADKVKDSPAQVEIHNTLLELYLSIDLNFPSISQVNNGTDFNIKARTVSNRKLAVDGKNSSIEKDTLERREKGLRLLKSAWPADLEHPLYDVDLAIILCEMNAFKEGLLYLYEKMKLFKEVIACYMQVHDHEGLIACCERLGDSGKGGDPTLWADLLKYFGELGEDCSKEVKEVLKYIERDDILPPIIVLQTLSRNPCLTLSVIKDYIARKLEQESKLIEEDRRAIEKYQEDTMAMRKEIQDLRTNARIFQLSKCTACTFTLDLPAVHFMCMHSFHQRCLGDNEKECPECAPEYRSVMEMKRSLEQNSKDQDQFFQQVKSSKDGFSVIAEYFGKGVISKTSNGSTGTARSDSVSSSSGF